One Halalkalicoccus sp. NIPERK01 genomic region harbors:
- a CDS encoding YlbF family regulator — protein sequence MSVETHSSTEETGIEDLAGELGESIARTEEYAAYEAAQAKVKESEHAQGKIDEFEALRQEFMLARQTGDATQEDLRKLQRAQQELHEIPVMAEYLEAQAKLDAKLEAINEAISDHLSVDFGEQAGGCCQD from the coding sequence ATGAGCGTCGAGACCCACTCCAGTACCGAGGAGACCGGTATCGAAGACCTCGCAGGCGAACTCGGCGAGTCGATCGCCCGAACGGAGGAGTACGCGGCCTACGAGGCGGCCCAAGCGAAGGTCAAGGAAAGTGAGCACGCCCAGGGCAAGATCGACGAGTTCGAGGCGCTCCGTCAGGAGTTCATGCTCGCCCGCCAGACCGGCGACGCCACCCAGGAGGACCTCCGAAAACTCCAGCGGGCGCAACAGGAACTCCACGAGATCCCCGTGATGGCCGAGTATCTCGAGGCCCAGGCGAAACTCGACGCGAAACTCGAGGCGATCAACGAGGCGATCTCCGACCACCTGAGTGTCGACTTCGGCGAGCAGGCCGGCGGCTGCTGTCAGGACTAG
- a CDS encoding MBL fold metallo-hydrolase has product MTRSDWGDWLVREIEESSPEGVAVWYLGCNGFVLKASDGTTLFIDPYLGTGDPPRTVRMIPVPFDPKDVAEADALLATHEHTDHVHGESQAPILENTGATMYAPEDSLAVARKQEAWHEAWDLDDEQFVDVYEGEAHGIGPFTVNVEPANDPDATQPVSYVIEHDAGTFFHGGDARPGEFEAIGEDYDIDLGVLAFGTVGTIPDKETGERVRTKWYSDETQIVEGANDLRLDRLLPSHWDMWRGLTADPKALHHHAKGFEYPRRLELVEIGDRVDL; this is encoded by the coding sequence ATGACACGAAGCGACTGGGGCGACTGGCTCGTCCGCGAGATCGAGGAGAGTTCACCCGAGGGCGTCGCGGTCTGGTATCTCGGCTGCAACGGCTTCGTCCTCAAGGCCTCGGACGGAACCACCCTGTTCATCGACCCCTATCTCGGGACCGGCGACCCGCCACGCACGGTCAGGATGATCCCGGTACCGTTCGACCCGAAGGACGTCGCGGAGGCCGACGCGTTGCTCGCCACCCACGAGCACACGGACCACGTCCACGGCGAGAGCCAGGCCCCGATCCTCGAAAATACGGGGGCAACGATGTACGCCCCCGAGGACAGCCTCGCGGTCGCACGGAAACAGGAGGCGTGGCACGAGGCGTGGGACCTCGACGACGAGCAGTTCGTCGACGTCTACGAGGGCGAGGCCCACGGGATCGGTCCGTTCACCGTGAACGTCGAACCCGCGAACGACCCCGACGCCACCCAACCAGTCAGTTACGTGATCGAACACGACGCGGGCACGTTCTTCCACGGCGGCGACGCCCGCCCCGGCGAGTTCGAGGCGATCGGCGAGGACTACGACATCGACCTCGGGGTGCTGGCTTTCGGAACGGTGGGAACGATCCCCGACAAGGAGACGGGCGAGCGGGTCCGAACGAAGTGGTACAGCGACGAGACCCAGATCGTCGAGGGCGCGAACGACCTCCGTCTCGACCGCCTCCTCCCCAGTCACTGGGACATGTGGCGCGGGCTGACCGCCGACCCGAAGGCGCTCCACCACCACGCAAAGGGCTTCGAGTATCCCCGACGCCTCGAACTCGTCGAGATCGGCGATCGCGTCGACCTCTGA
- a CDS encoding tautomerase — MPVLQFDTSAAMTAGEKRAFARRVRSLYAEHMDTGTDHVAVVIRERTESELSIGRADPDQPCLVLDAEIRRGREFERKRSFALAVMGLANDAWAIPDPNMKVVFTEHAGEDVMGVDRVGSERAGDESN; from the coding sequence GTGCCTGTACTCCAGTTCGACACCAGCGCGGCGATGACCGCGGGCGAGAAGCGCGCGTTCGCCCGCCGTGTGCGGAGCCTCTACGCCGAGCACATGGACACCGGCACGGACCACGTCGCGGTGGTGATCCGCGAGCGCACCGAATCGGAGCTCTCGATCGGTCGGGCCGACCCGGACCAGCCCTGTCTGGTTCTCGACGCCGAGATACGCCGGGGCCGCGAGTTCGAACGGAAGCGATCGTTCGCGCTCGCGGTGATGGGCCTCGCGAACGACGCGTGGGCGATTCCCGATCCGAACATGAAGGTCGTCTTCACCGAACACGCCGGTGAGGACGTGATGGGCGTCGACCGCGTCGGCAGCGAGCGAGCAGGAGACGAAAGTAATTAG
- a CDS encoding FAD-binding and (Fe-S)-binding domain-containing protein, with protein MATNPTTNAPPARDERASYDYADAEEAVPEALASLPQLVGGDVRFDDYSRELYATDASAYEVLPIGVVFPTSTRDVQVVMRHCARNGIPVLPRGGGTSLAGQSVNEAVVLDFTRYMDGVEEMDPEAKRARAEAGVYLGDLNAELAPHGLKFAPDPAWGDKSALGGAIGNNSTGAHSLKYGKTDAYVEECEVVLADGTRTTFGEITLEELAERADPEGDLEARIHAEVRRIVEEEADDVEEAYPDLKRNVSGYNLDMLIEEARAVRDGTAETINLARLLAGSEGTLAIVTEAEVSLEPIPETKAMALLTYDTLIDAMEDVAPILEHDPAAVEVMDDVLLDLARETEEFKDVVSMLPPEASSVLIVEFYAEDDAEGMERVAGLLADRAPEADSEGEPGDDPVRTGAPLNATAAMEAHDDAERALFWKMRKSGLPILLSRTSDEKHISFIEDCAVPPEHLPEYASEFQEILEDNGTFASIYAHAGPGVLHVRPLINTKEVDGVDAMVDIADRVTDAVARFGGSVSGEHGDGRARTQWNRKLYGDHLWEVFRDLKTAFDPDWLLNPGSVCGDFDMSEHLRFSPEYEFEMGFEPELNWDNENGFQGMAELCHGCGGCRGPQETTGGVMCPTFRASEEEITSTRGRANMLRQAMSGDLPDGEAFSEKFVTEVMDLCIGCKGCAKDCPSEVDMAKLKAEVTHEYHRRHGAGLRSRLFANIDTLSKLGSATAPVSNWLSELPGARLAMEKTLGIARERSLPEFHRETLESWFEARGPRVSESAADRKALLVPDTYTNHNHPAVGRAAVRVLENAGVHVELADVGDSGRPAFSKGFLDAARECAEANVAALAPRIEEGWDVVVPEPSDAVMFQLDYLDLLSGSAVESVAVNTYGVMEYLNAFDLDLPAGEGSLAYHGHCHQKATKKDVHAAAVLSQAGYDVDVLDSGCCGMAGSFGYEADHYAMSEAIGSILVEQVEESDGKRVVAPGASCRGQLEDLTDEEPPHPIEVLAEGL; from the coding sequence ATGGCGACGAACCCCACGACGAACGCACCCCCGGCGCGCGACGAACGGGCGTCGTACGACTACGCCGACGCCGAGGAGGCGGTCCCGGAGGCGCTCGCCTCGCTCCCGCAACTCGTCGGCGGCGACGTCCGATTCGACGACTACTCCCGGGAGCTCTACGCGACCGACGCCAGCGCCTACGAGGTGCTACCTATTGGAGTGGTCTTTCCGACCTCGACCCGGGACGTGCAGGTGGTGATGCGCCACTGTGCGAGAAACGGCATCCCCGTGCTGCCCCGCGGCGGCGGGACGAGCCTCGCGGGCCAGTCGGTCAACGAGGCGGTCGTGCTCGATTTCACCCGATACATGGACGGCGTGGAGGAGATGGATCCCGAGGCGAAGAGAGCGCGTGCGGAGGCCGGCGTCTATCTGGGCGACCTCAATGCCGAACTCGCCCCCCACGGCCTGAAGTTCGCGCCCGACCCCGCCTGGGGCGACAAGAGCGCCCTCGGAGGGGCGATCGGCAACAACTCGACGGGCGCACACTCGCTGAAGTACGGCAAGACCGACGCCTACGTCGAGGAGTGCGAGGTCGTCCTCGCCGACGGGACGCGCACGACCTTCGGGGAGATCACGCTCGAGGAACTCGCCGAGCGGGCCGACCCCGAGGGGGACCTCGAGGCGCGGATCCACGCCGAGGTCCGAAGGATCGTCGAGGAGGAGGCCGACGACGTCGAGGAGGCCTACCCCGACCTGAAGCGAAACGTCTCGGGGTACAACCTCGACATGCTGATCGAGGAGGCGCGCGCAGTCCGGGACGGCACCGCGGAGACGATCAACCTCGCGCGCCTGCTCGCGGGCAGCGAGGGAACGCTCGCGATCGTCACCGAGGCCGAAGTGAGCCTCGAACCGATCCCCGAGACCAAGGCGATGGCGCTGCTGACCTACGACACCCTGATCGACGCGATGGAGGACGTCGCGCCGATCCTCGAACACGACCCCGCAGCCGTCGAGGTGATGGACGACGTGTTGCTGGATCTGGCTCGCGAGACCGAGGAGTTCAAGGACGTCGTCTCGATGCTGCCGCCCGAGGCGTCCTCGGTCCTCATCGTCGAGTTCTACGCCGAGGACGACGCCGAAGGGATGGAGAGGGTCGCAGGCCTGCTCGCGGATCGAGCGCCGGAGGCCGACAGCGAGGGTGAACCGGGCGACGATCCCGTTCGGACGGGCGCCCCGCTCAACGCGACGGCGGCGATGGAGGCCCACGACGACGCCGAGCGCGCGCTGTTCTGGAAGATGCGAAAGAGCGGCCTGCCGATCCTGCTCTCGCGTACCTCCGACGAGAAACACATCTCGTTCATCGAGGACTGCGCGGTCCCGCCCGAACACCTCCCGGAGTACGCGAGCGAGTTCCAGGAGATCCTCGAGGACAACGGCACGTTCGCGAGCATCTACGCCCACGCCGGTCCCGGCGTCCTCCACGTCCGCCCGCTGATCAACACCAAGGAGGTCGATGGCGTCGACGCGATGGTCGACATCGCCGACCGGGTGACGGACGCCGTCGCCCGATTTGGAGGAAGCGTTTCCGGGGAGCACGGCGACGGCAGAGCCAGAACCCAGTGGAACCGCAAGCTCTACGGCGACCATCTCTGGGAGGTGTTCCGCGACCTCAAAACCGCGTTCGACCCCGATTGGTTGTTGAATCCCGGCTCCGTGTGTGGCGACTTCGACATGAGCGAACATCTCAGGTTCTCGCCGGAGTACGAGTTCGAGATGGGCTTCGAGCCCGAACTCAACTGGGACAACGAGAACGGCTTCCAGGGGATGGCCGAGCTGTGCCACGGCTGTGGCGGCTGTCGGGGCCCCCAAGAAACCACTGGCGGGGTGATGTGCCCGACGTTCCGGGCCAGCGAGGAGGAGATCACGAGCACGAGAGGACGGGCGAACATGCTCCGACAGGCCATGAGCGGCGACCTGCCCGACGGGGAAGCGTTCAGCGAGAAGTTCGTCACCGAGGTGATGGACCTGTGTATCGGCTGTAAGGGCTGTGCGAAGGACTGTCCTTCCGAGGTCGACATGGCGAAGCTCAAGGCGGAGGTGACCCACGAGTACCACCGGCGCCACGGGGCGGGCCTCCGGTCGCGGCTGTTCGCGAACATCGACACGCTCTCGAAACTCGGCAGTGCGACCGCGCCGGTCTCGAACTGGCTGTCCGAACTTCCGGGGGCCCGCCTCGCGATGGAGAAGACGCTCGGGATCGCCCGCGAGCGCTCGCTCCCGGAGTTCCACCGCGAGACGTTGGAAAGCTGGTTCGAGGCCCGTGGCCCGCGGGTGAGCGAATCGGCCGCGGATCGCAAGGCGCTGTTGGTGCCCGACACCTACACCAACCACAACCACCCCGCGGTCGGCAGGGCCGCCGTCCGTGTCCTCGAAAACGCGGGTGTTCATGTCGAACTCGCCGACGTTGGCGACAGCGGCCGGCCCGCCTTCTCGAAGGGCTTCCTCGACGCCGCCCGCGAGTGCGCCGAGGCGAACGTCGCGGCGCTCGCACCCCGGATCGAGGAGGGCTGGGACGTAGTGGTCCCCGAGCCCTCCGACGCGGTGATGTTCCAACTCGACTACCTCGACCTGCTGTCCGGTTCGGCCGTCGAGTCGGTCGCGGTCAACACCTACGGCGTCATGGAATACCTGAACGCCTTCGACCTCGACCTGCCGGCGGGCGAGGGCTCGCTCGCGTACCACGGCCACTGCCACCAGAAGGCGACGAAGAAGGACGTCCACGCCGCGGCGGTGCTCTCGCAGGCGGGTTACGACGTCGACGTCCTCGATTCGGGCTGCTGTGGGATGGCCGGTTCCTTCGGGTACGAGGCGGATCACTACGCGATGAGCGAGGCGATCGGTTCGATCCTCGTCGAGCAGGTCGAGGAAAGCGACGGTAAGCGGGTCGTCGCCCCCGGTGCCTCCTGTCGAGGCCAACTCGAGGATCTCACCGACGAGGAGCCACCCCACCCGATCGAGGTGCTCGCGGAGGGGCTGTAG
- a CDS encoding cupin domain-containing protein, translated as MAEGWKHVSLADLTTNPEKPGERWELSPELGIEAFNFNVAILEAEDRLSQNHFHYHENQQELFFVIEGRCRVETVEEGFEMGVDEAVVFEKGEAGAHVIYNPFEEPCTVVAVGWPPEGRYPVHQLETTDAVSEGRDPQSNGSSPGN; from the coding sequence ATGGCCGAGGGATGGAAGCACGTCTCACTGGCGGACCTGACCACGAACCCCGAGAAACCCGGCGAGCGCTGGGAGCTCTCGCCCGAACTCGGAATCGAGGCGTTCAACTTCAACGTCGCGATCCTCGAAGCCGAGGATCGGCTCTCACAGAACCACTTTCACTATCACGAGAACCAACAGGAACTCTTCTTCGTGATCGAGGGGCGGTGTCGCGTCGAGACGGTCGAGGAGGGGTTCGAGATGGGGGTCGACGAGGCCGTCGTCTTCGAGAAGGGCGAGGCGGGCGCACACGTGATCTACAACCCGTTCGAGGAGCCCTGTACGGTCGTCGCGGTCGGCTGGCCCCCGGAGGGGCGCTACCCGGTCCACCAACTGGAGACGACCGATGCGGTAAGCGAGGGACGCGATCCACAGAGTAATGGGTCGTCCCCGGGGAACTAG
- a CDS encoding VOC family protein: MHPTGIDHLVLTVSDVEATCGFYGDVLGATVVTFGPDDRTALRFGDQKINLHKAGGEFEPHARSPTPGSGDFCLLVESGIEEVVDHLDESDVETVHGPVEKHGTLGPMRSVYVRDPDGNLVELASYEETH, translated from the coding sequence ATGCACCCCACCGGGATCGACCACCTCGTTCTCACCGTCAGCGACGTCGAGGCCACGTGTGGCTTCTACGGCGACGTCCTCGGCGCGACCGTCGTCACCTTCGGCCCGGACGACAGGACGGCCCTCCGGTTCGGCGACCAGAAGATCAACCTCCACAAGGCGGGCGGGGAGTTCGAGCCACACGCCCGCTCGCCGACGCCCGGCTCCGGGGACTTCTGTCTGCTCGTCGAGTCCGGCATCGAGGAGGTCGTCGACCACCTCGACGAGAGCGACGTCGAGACAGTCCACGGCCCGGTCGAAAAGCACGGGACGCTCGGGCCGATGCGGTCGGTCTACGTCCGCGACCCGGACGGGAACCTCGTCGAACTCGCGTCCTACGAGGAAACCCATTAG